The DNA segment TATCGTGGATATGGATAGCCACAGAGCGCTATGCGAGGCAAATATCATAGATAGGATAGATCCAAGAGATCACGAAAAAGTAAAAGCGCAAATCGCTAAAAACGAAGCGGTGATTAAAGCCGTGAAAGCGGCGTTTGGCTACTACTCTAACCTATACAAAAAGCCAAGTGCGATGAACGCGTATTCAAGTGTGGCGCACGAAACCAAGGTAAAAAATGAGAAAACTAGAAAAATTAATAAAAAAATAGCGATGAGCAACGAAGAGTTGCTTAATGCTATGTGAGCAAGCGAATGAGCGGAGTATATCGCGAAAGCGATACGAGCGATGGATATAAAAATAAACCTTATAAGGAGAATTTATGAGTATCAGTTTAAAAGAAAAATTTGAGCTTTGCCAAGCTTACGGCGAAACGCTAGAAACGATAGGCAAAGCCATAGGCAAAGGCGGGGGAACGGTAAGCGGCGTCATAAACGGCAAATACGCTTCGTCTAAGGCCGAACTTTACGAGACGGCGATCGAGGCGTATTTGGATAGGGTCTTGGCGGCAAACGCCGAAAAAAAAGAGGCAAAGACGCCTAAAAGCGAAGTTTGGCTAAGCACGGCGCAAGAAAAGATTAGAGATAGGATTTTTAAAATGAACGGCTCTAATCTTAGTTTTTTCGAGCTAATTTTAGGCGAAAGCGGTATGGGAAAGACCTTTTTACTAGAAATGACGGCGCACGAGCTTGACGGAGTATACGTCAAAGCTCGCAAAAGCCTAAGCGCAAGCGCATTTATGAGCCTACTTTTACGGGCTATCGGCGAAAAACCGAGCGGAAACATGGACGATAAATTTGAAGCCTTTTGCGAGGCTATAACGCAGAGCAAAACAAGGCTAATAATCGTGGACGAAGCCGATTTGTTCGTAAAGGACAACGACTTAACGTTCGAGAGAAAATTTGAGCTTTTAAGGGAAATTTACGAGTACGGTAAACGAAATAACCTAGGTATAGCTGTGATAGCAGTAGGTCTTGGAGTGCTTAAAAAACGTATAGATAAGCTCGGCGGCTATTTACAAAGCAGGCTTACTTATTCTCCAGAGATGGTTTTAAGCAGGGACGAGCTCATAAAAATCGGTCAAATGAACGGAATAGAGGGAGAGATAGCGGAGTTTTTAGCCGAAGGTGACAATGCGAGGCTATATGAAAAAACGTCGCTAAATCTGGCTTTGGGATACGAAGCAAAAGTGGCAGCGAATCTAGTATATCAAACAAGGAGGGCGTAATGGCGGTAAATAGCGCAGTTAATAGAACACAAGCAGCGGGGCTAGTTAGGCTAGTGAGAGAATTTGAAGAGAAAGGATTTGAAATGAGAGTAAGTGCTAAAGGTGAACTATGGGGCATAAGGCGTGGAAGCATGATAAAAGGACAAAAGGCCGACTACTCAAAGAGCATGTTTAAGCTGGTAGGTAAATATATCGTAAGAACCGCCGACGGCAAAGTGATCGATACGGCAGCTTAAATTTGATTTTTCGGGAGCTCTGCGGAGCTTCCTATAAAGTTAAATTTTAAGAAAGGAGAATAGATGAAAACAGCGAGATTAGTGTTTGTTTCTACGC comes from the Campylobacter concisus ATCC 51562 genome and includes:
- a CDS encoding ATP-binding protein; translation: MSISLKEKFELCQAYGETLETIGKAIGKGGGTVSGVINGKYASSKAELYETAIEAYLDRVLAANAEKKEAKTPKSEVWLSTAQEKIRDRIFKMNGSNLSFFELILGESGMGKTFLLEMTAHELDGVYVKARKSLSASAFMSLLLRAIGEKPSGNMDDKFEAFCEAITQSKTRLIIVDEADLFVKDNDLTFERKFELLREIYEYGKRNNLGIAVIAVGLGVLKKRIDKLGGYLQSRLTYSPEMVLSRDELIKIGQMNGIEGEIAEFLAEGDNARLYEKTSLNLALGYEAKVAANLVYQTRRA